A genomic segment from Halomonas sp. GD1P12 encodes:
- a CDS encoding glycosyltransferase, whose product MSSSNSNVLVNTGSSTARVSLLIRSMDRPHLQDALAGIAAQRFAGLEVLVVNAKGEPHSALPALDVPCRLVDSDTPLPRAKAANKALEAVQTPYAMFLDDDDTIDPDHIARLVEALDAHDEAPAAYAGVRLEKTTGEVVSTMDTPWVAGELLLHNTLPIHAVLFRVSAVKAHDCRFDTQFEQLEDWDFWLTLAQTGAFVHVPGPSATYRLGLGESGLSQQRDIDAFQAARRAVWQKWLPRVDEALLQNGMAVLVDRLEQLEWDTRQLHASEAALHQRDHEREGKLLELREHYEKLQSLHSELHQAHGGVWEKLDALGKEHEQALSRIDTLQQDANALVALRERHAALEEQSTHLHERLAGADHARLALEQARADAEHRAHVLGEELHALRHSRSMRLTAPLRWLTEQLRALKNGSFKERFASPDDDLPIARAKQKTPVGAVDVIVPVYKGLDETRDCLESVWASNSKHAYRLVVINDASPEPALTEWLREVAKTRPMLLLENEENLGFVGTVNRGMAHSESADVVLLNSDAEVVNDWLDRLIDAAYRPTTRPVASVTPFSNNATICSYPRFCEDNHLPEGFTLSELDRLVADTNKGQAVEIPTGIGFCMYIRREALNDVGLFDVENFGKGYGEENDFCMRTLKAGWCHLHALDVFAWHKGSVSFGESQPERVTKALQVLHELHPDYESRVHTFIGVDPARQARLNIDVARLRKSAKPRVLMVNHQRGGGTERHCQELAATLKGEVEWLMLRPSPVGGARLTMLDEAESMALDYVLPDAFDELVDMLKALGVTHVHFHHVLGFDKRILDLAGALGATQDVTLHDYYAVCPQISLTPIDHRYCGEKGVEQCRQCLSEQPAPDGSTITQWRERHAAWLLKSDRVISPSQDAAERFKGYIPELEVQVAVHPDQEGVRYPAPAWQAPVEGEPLRVAVIGALSIIKGADVLESVAALASKKGLNIEFKLFGFAYRSLKPLPNLSVTGAYRDDELAALVSAWQPHVAWFPPIWPETYSYTLSTCLQLGLPVVASNLGALPERLQARPCSWLLAWDSTAEQWCEWFEGLPARAANTIETAAPGDWDNGQADFYAKRYVTPIAPARPEAELAALPSHWQVHAAQKDTTTMRVRKAMVSTLYWLRARPLLRGLSRHVPAGWQRKVKSRLLRES is encoded by the coding sequence GACACGATCGACCCCGATCACATCGCACGCCTGGTCGAAGCGCTGGACGCCCATGATGAGGCGCCGGCAGCCTACGCCGGGGTGCGGCTGGAGAAAACCACCGGTGAGGTGGTTTCTACCATGGACACGCCCTGGGTGGCCGGCGAGCTTTTGCTTCACAATACGCTGCCGATTCACGCGGTGCTGTTTCGCGTAAGCGCTGTGAAAGCGCACGACTGTCGTTTCGATACGCAGTTCGAGCAGCTCGAGGATTGGGATTTCTGGCTCACGCTGGCGCAAACCGGTGCGTTCGTTCACGTACCGGGGCCGAGTGCGACTTACCGGCTGGGGCTGGGCGAGTCTGGCCTTTCGCAGCAGCGCGATATCGACGCCTTCCAAGCGGCCCGCCGCGCGGTATGGCAAAAGTGGCTCCCCCGGGTGGACGAGGCGTTGCTGCAAAACGGCATGGCCGTACTGGTCGACCGGCTGGAGCAGCTGGAGTGGGACACCCGTCAGCTTCACGCAAGCGAGGCGGCGCTTCACCAGCGCGATCATGAGCGCGAAGGCAAGCTTTTGGAGCTTCGTGAGCATTACGAGAAGCTTCAGAGCCTTCACAGCGAGCTTCACCAGGCCCACGGTGGGGTGTGGGAAAAGCTCGATGCGCTGGGCAAGGAGCACGAGCAGGCGCTTTCGCGTATCGACACCCTGCAGCAGGACGCCAACGCGCTCGTAGCGCTGCGCGAGCGCCACGCGGCGCTCGAAGAGCAAAGCACCCACCTGCATGAGCGCCTGGCCGGGGCCGATCACGCGCGTCTCGCGCTCGAGCAAGCCCGTGCCGATGCCGAGCACCGCGCCCATGTGCTCGGTGAAGAGCTTCACGCGCTGCGCCATTCGCGCTCGATGCGCCTGACCGCGCCGCTTCGCTGGCTGACCGAGCAACTCAGAGCGTTGAAAAACGGCTCGTTCAAGGAGCGTTTCGCCTCACCGGACGACGACCTGCCGATCGCCCGCGCCAAACAGAAAACCCCCGTGGGCGCGGTGGATGTCATCGTGCCGGTCTACAAGGGCCTGGACGAGACCCGCGACTGCCTGGAGAGCGTGTGGGCCTCCAACTCGAAGCACGCCTACCGGCTGGTGGTGATCAACGACGCAAGCCCGGAGCCGGCGCTGACCGAGTGGCTTCGCGAGGTGGCGAAGACCCGCCCGATGCTGCTGCTGGAAAACGAGGAGAACCTGGGGTTCGTGGGCACGGTGAACCGCGGCATGGCCCACTCGGAAAGTGCTGACGTGGTGCTGCTCAACAGCGACGCCGAAGTGGTCAACGACTGGCTGGACCGCCTTATAGACGCCGCCTACCGCCCCACGACCCGGCCGGTGGCGAGCGTCACGCCGTTTTCCAACAACGCGACCATCTGCAGCTACCCGCGCTTTTGCGAGGACAACCACCTGCCGGAAGGCTTCACGCTTTCCGAGCTCGACCGGCTGGTAGCGGACACCAACAAAGGCCAGGCGGTGGAAATCCCCACGGGTATTGGCTTTTGCATGTACATTCGCCGCGAAGCGCTCAATGACGTGGGTCTGTTCGATGTCGAGAATTTCGGCAAGGGCTACGGCGAAGAGAACGACTTCTGTATGCGCACGCTAAAAGCCGGCTGGTGCCACCTGCACGCCCTCGACGTCTTCGCCTGGCACAAGGGCAGCGTGAGCTTTGGCGAAAGCCAGCCGGAGCGCGTGACCAAGGCGCTGCAGGTGCTGCACGAGCTGCACCCGGACTACGAATCTCGCGTACACACGTTCATCGGGGTGGACCCGGCCCGCCAGGCGCGGCTGAACATCGACGTGGCGCGGCTTCGAAAAAGCGCCAAACCGCGCGTTTTGATGGTCAATCATCAGCGTGGCGGCGGCACCGAGCGCCACTGCCAAGAGCTGGCGGCCACGCTGAAAGGCGAAGTGGAGTGGTTGATGCTGCGGCCAAGCCCGGTGGGTGGGGCGCGGCTGACCATGCTCGATGAGGCCGAATCCATGGCGCTGGATTACGTGCTGCCGGACGCCTTTGACGAACTGGTCGACATGCTCAAGGCGCTGGGCGTGACTCACGTGCATTTTCATCACGTGCTGGGCTTCGATAAGCGCATTCTCGACCTCGCCGGCGCCCTGGGCGCCACCCAGGACGTGACGCTTCACGACTACTACGCCGTGTGCCCGCAAATTTCACTGACGCCGATCGATCATCGCTACTGCGGTGAGAAAGGCGTCGAGCAGTGCCGGCAGTGCCTTTCCGAGCAGCCGGCGCCGGACGGCAGCACCATTACCCAGTGGCGCGAGCGCCACGCGGCCTGGCTGCTCAAAAGCGACCGGGTAATTTCGCCAAGCCAGGACGCCGCCGAGCGCTTCAAGGGCTACATTCCCGAACTCGAGGTTCAGGTAGCGGTTCACCCGGACCAGGAAGGCGTTCGCTACCCGGCGCCTGCCTGGCAGGCGCCCGTGGAGGGCGAGCCGCTTCGCGTGGCGGTGATCGGCGCGCTTTCGATCATCAAGGGCGCGGACGTGCTCGAAAGTGTGGCCGCGCTTGCCAGCAAAAAAGGGCTGAACATCGAGTTCAAACTGTTTGGATTCGCCTACCGCTCGCTCAAGCCGCTACCCAACCTGAGCGTCACCGGTGCCTACCGCGACGACGAGCTGGCCGCCCTTGTCAGCGCGTGGCAGCCCCATGTTGCCTGGTTCCCGCCGATCTGGCCGGAAACCTACAGCTATACGCTGAGCACCTGTTTACAGCTGGGCCTGCCGGTGGTGGCAAGCAACCTGGGCGCCCTGCCGGAACGCCTTCAGGCGCGGCCCTGTTCCTGGCTGCTGGCCTGGGACAGCACCGCCGAACAGTGGTGTGAATGGTTCGAAGGGCTGCCTGCGCGGGCGGCCAACACCATCGAAACGGCGGCCCCTGGCGATTGGGACAACGGTCAGGCGGATTTCTACGCCAAACGCTACGTGACGCCCATTGCCCCGGCGCGGCCCGAGGCCGAGCTTGCCGCACTCCCCTCGCACTGGCAGGTACACGCGGCACAAAAAGACACCACGACCATGCGCGTGCGCAAGGCGATGGTGTCGACACTTTACTGGCTACGCGCAAGGCCGCTGCTGCGCGGGCTATCGCGGCACGTGCCGGCGGGCTGGCAGCGCAAGGTGAAAAGCCGCTTGCTGCGGGAGTCGTAG
- a CDS encoding glycosyltransferase → MGLHTPRFGVCVPTLNAGPSWLEWLNRAEPALAAAHRRLVIDSSSSDATASLAAERGWEVQHIARDAFDHGGTRQRALELLADCDVVVFLTQDALVADENALTALNEAFKAPHVGAVFGRQLPHDDATPIAAHARLFNYPEESRVVNEADIPTLGLKTAFLSNSFAAYRREALLAAGGFPTGTILSEDMIAGARLLQNGWQLAYCAKACVHHSHNYSLGQEFKRYFDIGVLHHREGWLLAWLGKAEGEGGRFVRSEIRYLLRHAPWRLPEAGLRTCLKYLGYRLGKAENRLPVSLKRRLSMHRRFWG, encoded by the coding sequence ATGGGGTTGCATACGCCACGTTTCGGAGTTTGCGTGCCGACGCTCAACGCGGGCCCAAGCTGGCTTGAATGGCTGAACCGGGCCGAGCCGGCGCTGGCCGCAGCCCACCGCCGGCTGGTGATCGACTCGAGCTCCAGTGACGCCACCGCTTCGCTGGCCGCGGAGCGCGGTTGGGAAGTACAGCACATTGCGCGCGACGCGTTCGATCACGGCGGCACCCGCCAGCGTGCGCTCGAGCTACTGGCCGACTGCGACGTGGTGGTGTTTCTGACCCAGGACGCGCTGGTGGCCGATGAAAACGCGCTGACAGCGCTGAATGAGGCTTTCAAGGCGCCCCACGTGGGCGCGGTTTTTGGTCGCCAGCTGCCGCACGACGACGCCACGCCCATTGCCGCCCACGCAAGGCTTTTTAACTACCCGGAAGAATCGAGAGTGGTGAACGAAGCCGACATTCCAACGCTTGGCCTCAAAACGGCGTTTTTATCCAACTCGTTTGCCGCTTACCGGCGCGAGGCGCTTTTGGCGGCGGGCGGGTTTCCCACCGGCACCATCCTGAGCGAGGACATGATTGCCGGTGCGCGGCTTTTACAAAACGGCTGGCAGCTCGCCTACTGCGCCAAGGCGTGCGTTCACCATTCGCACAACTACTCGCTGGGCCAGGAGTTCAAGCGCTACTTCGATATCGGCGTGCTGCACCACCGCGAGGGCTGGCTGTTGGCGTGGTTGGGCAAGGCGGAAGGCGAAGGCGGGCGCTTCGTGCGCTCGGAAATCCGCTATTTACTGCGTCACGCCCCCTGGCGCCTGCCCGAGGCCGGGCTCAGAACTTGCCTCAAGTACCTGGGCTACCGGCTGGGCAAGGCGGAAAACCGCCTTCCCGTGAGCCTGAAGCGCCGCCTTTCCATGCACCGCCGGTTTTGGGGCTAG
- a CDS encoding NAD-dependent epimerase/dehydratase family protein produces MTTSLVTGASGFTGRYLVAHLKRQGHRVVALASTPCGADETHHIDLSDAANLSRLVQQSAPDQVFHLAALSFVGHPTPLDFYRVNVLGTENLLAALSGLAAPPRVLLASSANVYGANGQAVIDESVAPLPVNHYAHSKLAMEHVALTYAQKLPLLIARPFNYTGPGQAGHFLVPKIVAHFQRREAVIELGNTHVSRDFSDVRDVVAIYARLLAHWPQGARSASVVNVGSGQAVSLKALIQTLERLAGHAIEIRVNPAFVRANEIPKLKACTQRLNAWVPGLERTPIEQTLTAMLESQMINDARGKQ; encoded by the coding sequence ATGACCACGAGCCTGGTCACCGGCGCCAGCGGCTTTACTGGCCGCTACCTCGTCGCCCATTTGAAGCGCCAGGGCCACCGTGTAGTGGCCTTGGCAAGCACGCCCTGCGGCGCCGATGAAACGCATCACATTGATCTAAGCGATGCCGCGAACCTTTCTCGTCTCGTGCAGCAAAGCGCACCGGACCAGGTGTTTCACTTGGCGGCGCTGTCGTTTGTGGGCCACCCGACACCGCTCGATTTCTATCGCGTCAACGTGCTGGGCACCGAGAACCTGCTGGCCGCGCTGAGCGGGCTGGCCGCGCCGCCCAGGGTGCTGCTCGCCAGCAGCGCCAACGTCTACGGTGCCAACGGCCAGGCGGTTATCGATGAAAGCGTGGCCCCCTTGCCGGTCAACCACTACGCCCACTCCAAGCTCGCCATGGAGCACGTTGCGCTTACCTACGCCCAAAAGCTCCCCTTGTTGATCGCCCGGCCGTTCAACTACACCGGCCCCGGCCAGGCGGGGCACTTTCTGGTCCCGAAAATCGTCGCTCACTTTCAGCGCCGCGAGGCGGTCATCGAGCTTGGCAACACTCACGTCAGCCGCGACTTCTCGGATGTGCGCGACGTCGTGGCGATTTACGCGCGGCTTTTGGCGCACTGGCCGCAAGGCGCAAGGAGCGCCAGCGTGGTCAACGTGGGCAGCGGCCAAGCGGTATCGCTGAAAGCGCTGATTCAAACGCTCGAGCGGCTGGCAGGTCACGCCATCGAGATTCGCGTCAATCCGGCGTTCGTGCGCGCCAACGAGATTCCCAAGCTCAAGGCGTGTACCCAGCGTTTGAACGCCTGGGTACCGGGACTCGAGCGAACCCCGATCGAGCAAACCCTGACGGCGATGCTGGAAAGTCAGATGATAAACGATGCCCGAGGCAAGCAGTGA
- the gmd gene encoding GDP-mannose 4,6-dehydratase — protein sequence MMGEHKKSGALTAIVTGITGQDGAYLAELLLEKGYTVYGTFRRTSSVNFWRIEELGLQGHPNLHLVEFDLTDLSASIRLLQRCRPQEVYNLAAQSFVGVSFDQPITTAEITGLGVVNLLEAIRIVDPAIRFYQASTSEMFGKVQEVPQTESTPFYPRSPYGVAKLYAHWMTINYRESYGLFAACGILFNHESPLRGREFVTRKITDGVARIKLGLQPHLALGNLDAKRDWGFAREYVEGMWRMLQADEPDTFVLATHRTETVRDFVTLAFKAANIELRWEGEGENEIAQDAATGETRVVINPEFYRPAEVELLIGDPAKAHRELGWKPVVPLETLCKMMVEADLLRVQQGVSV from the coding sequence ATGATGGGCGAGCATAAAAAGAGCGGCGCGTTGACCGCGATCGTCACGGGGATAACGGGGCAGGACGGCGCTTATCTGGCCGAGCTTTTGCTGGAGAAGGGCTACACCGTGTACGGCACGTTTCGGCGCACCAGCTCGGTGAATTTCTGGCGTATCGAAGAACTCGGACTCCAGGGGCATCCCAACCTGCACCTGGTCGAGTTCGACCTGACCGACCTGTCCGCCAGCATTCGCCTGCTGCAGCGCTGCCGGCCGCAGGAAGTCTACAACCTCGCGGCCCAGAGCTTCGTCGGGGTCTCGTTCGACCAGCCCATCACCACCGCCGAAATCACCGGGCTTGGCGTGGTCAATCTGCTGGAAGCCATTCGCATCGTCGACCCCGCCATTCGCTTTTACCAGGCCTCCACCTCCGAGATGTTTGGTAAGGTGCAGGAGGTGCCGCAAACCGAATCGACGCCGTTCTACCCCCGAAGCCCCTACGGCGTGGCCAAGCTCTATGCCCACTGGATGACGATCAACTACCGCGAATCCTATGGCCTGTTTGCCGCCTGCGGCATTCTGTTCAACCATGAATCGCCGCTGCGAGGGCGCGAGTTCGTCACGCGCAAGATCACCGACGGTGTGGCGCGTATCAAGCTTGGCCTGCAACCCCACTTGGCGCTGGGCAACCTGGACGCCAAGCGCGATTGGGGCTTTGCCCGCGAGTACGTCGAGGGCATGTGGCGTATGCTGCAGGCCGATGAGCCGGACACGTTCGTGCTGGCCACCCACCGCACCGAAACCGTGCGCGATTTCGTGACGCTCGCCTTCAAGGCAGCGAACATCGAGCTTCGCTGGGAAGGCGAGGGCGAAAACGAGATCGCCCAGGACGCGGCGACGGGCGAAACGCGGGTGGTGATCAACCCCGAGTTTTATCGTCCCGCCGAGGTCGAGCTTCTGATCGGCGACCCGGCCAAGGCCCACCGCGAGCTTGGCTGGAAGCCCGTGGTCCCGCTGGAGACGCTGTGCAAAATGATGGTCGAGGCGGATCTGCTGCGCGTGCAACAAGGCGTCAGCGTCTGA